In one Polaribacter sp. ALD11 genomic region, the following are encoded:
- a CDS encoding reprolysin-like metallopeptidase: protein MKIKQFQLSILAVLLLFSLKSNGQELWEKLDKESSSLQKKEIRSFKNFPTKHLLYKLDLNNIEKAINKRSRSFSKTILLPNSDGTLEAFEMRESSNFEKALSDKFPSIKSYTAVGIDTPTSFAKISMGSDGFHAVIFSQKEKTVYIDPYSKDNQEYIVYKTSDLKEEDAIFKCKVEESAKKPVFTSTNARAFNDGNLRTFRLALACSGEYAQFHLNNQGVSSTASDSDKKTAILSAMNTSMTRVNGLFEKDLSVKMVIVSDNDKIIFLDKDTDNITDGDTNAMIDEVQSIVDAKIGTGNYDIGHIFSIGGDGLAGLGVVCVSGQKARGVTGRSSPIGDPYDIDFVAHEMGHQFGATHTQNNNCNRSNTTSIEPGSGSTIMGYAGICSPNVQGKSNAYFHAVSISQMQVIIASSGSCAVLTSNGNSTPVANAGLDYSIPKSTPFLLKGTATDADGVSSLTYNWEQTDNEVATMPPVATSTGGPMFRSLSSNISSNRYMPELTTVISGNNSSAWEVLPSVARELNFSLLVRDNNTTGGATSRDNMVVTVEDAVAFTVTSQSNTTTWDAGSSQTITWNKGTTDIAPINCQNVTIKLSEDGGLTFPIILISNTENDGTETITVPNNVTTQARIMVVAADNIFYNVNTVNFEIQSTTPSFLLKNTSGDLSACNSENQSASFILNLDFINDFTEAVSFVATGQPAGSLVDFSPTTINNDGNVVLTISNLDGIIAQDYNINVQGNSTSVNQNIDLKLVITASNLGIVTLTAPSNGATNISLTEVLTWQEDTNASSYIVEIANDNAFTNIVSTGSPATNTYKVTNLDVNTLYYWRVKAKNNCNEGSLSNSFNFTTETPKYCTSTFTDEAGGSEHITNVTFNSINNTSDNDVSDGYQDFTTINTNVLRDQTREISVTFDTGGYQDHCYVFIDWNQDYIFDKNTERYDLGTKIEDIDTATFNIKVPSDAKFGKTRMRVLIEYEDPTDGFGDGACDADHLTEWGETEDYSVTIVDNTASIKELDFKGFNLFPNPTKGAFTLNLKLVNTDKVSVQLYDVRGKLITEKNYYNSAANFSEKIFFEAVSSGLYLIKVTNGNKQTTRKLIIK, encoded by the coding sequence ATGAAAATAAAGCAATTTCAACTTTCTATATTAGCTGTTCTACTTCTTTTTTCTTTAAAAAGTAATGGTCAAGAATTATGGGAAAAGCTCGATAAAGAAAGTTCTTCTCTTCAGAAAAAAGAAATTAGAAGCTTTAAAAATTTTCCTACCAAGCATTTATTGTACAAGTTAGATCTTAATAATATTGAAAAGGCTATAAACAAGCGTTCTAGGTCTTTTAGTAAAACAATATTACTGCCAAATTCTGATGGTACGTTAGAGGCTTTTGAAATGAGAGAATCTTCAAATTTTGAAAAAGCATTGTCAGATAAGTTTCCATCTATAAAATCTTATACTGCTGTAGGAATTGATACACCCACATCTTTTGCGAAAATTAGCATGGGGTCAGATGGTTTTCATGCAGTAATTTTTTCACAGAAAGAGAAAACAGTTTATATAGATCCTTATTCTAAAGACAACCAAGAGTATATTGTTTATAAAACATCAGATTTAAAAGAAGAGGATGCTATTTTTAAATGTAAAGTTGAAGAGTCAGCAAAAAAACCAGTGTTTACAAGCACTAATGCAAGAGCTTTTAATGATGGGAATCTTAGAACTTTTAGACTTGCCTTAGCCTGTAGTGGAGAATATGCACAGTTTCATTTAAATAATCAAGGAGTTTCTTCTACAGCTAGTGATTCAGATAAAAAAACAGCAATTTTATCTGCGATGAATACTTCTATGACAAGGGTTAATGGTCTCTTTGAGAAAGACTTATCGGTTAAAATGGTGATTGTATCCGATAATGATAAAATAATTTTTTTAGATAAAGATACCGATAATATTACTGATGGCGATACGAATGCAATGATTGATGAAGTGCAGTCTATTGTAGATGCAAAAATAGGAACAGGAAATTATGACATTGGCCATATTTTTAGTATTGGTGGAGATGGTTTAGCAGGTTTAGGTGTTGTTTGTGTTTCAGGACAGAAGGCAAGAGGAGTTACAGGAAGAAGTTCTCCTATTGGAGATCCTTATGATATTGATTTTGTAGCACATGAAATGGGGCATCAATTTGGTGCAACACATACTCAGAATAATAATTGTAATAGATCAAACACAACTTCAATAGAGCCAGGAAGTGGTTCTACAATTATGGGATATGCAGGTATTTGTAGTCCGAATGTTCAGGGTAAAAGTAATGCTTATTTTCATGCTGTAAGTATTTCTCAGATGCAGGTAATTATTGCTTCATCAGGAAGTTGTGCTGTTCTAACAAGTAATGGTAATAGTACCCCTGTTGCAAATGCAGGTTTAGATTATAGCATCCCAAAATCTACTCCTTTTCTTTTAAAAGGAACTGCTACAGATGCAGACGGAGTTTCTTCTTTAACTTATAATTGGGAGCAAACAGATAATGAAGTTGCAACAATGCCACCTGTAGCAACAAGTACAGGCGGACCAATGTTTAGATCTTTGTCTTCAAATATTTCTTCTAATAGATACATGCCAGAGCTTACAACAGTAATTTCTGGAAACAACTCTTCTGCATGGGAAGTACTGCCAAGTGTTGCTCGAGAGTTGAACTTTTCTTTATTGGTTAGAGATAATAACACAACTGGTGGTGCTACATCTAGAGATAATATGGTGGTAACTGTAGAAGATGCAGTTGCTTTTACAGTTACTTCGCAGAGTAACACGACAACTTGGGATGCAGGAAGTTCGCAAACCATTACTTGGAACAAAGGAACGACAGATATAGCACCTATAAATTGCCAAAATGTAACGATTAAGTTGTCTGAAGACGGAGGATTGACTTTTCCAATAATACTAATCTCGAATACAGAAAATGACGGAACAGAAACGATAACTGTGCCAAATAATGTAACTACTCAAGCGAGAATAATGGTAGTAGCTGCAGATAATATTTTTTACAATGTAAATACAGTGAATTTTGAAATTCAATCTACAACACCTTCTTTTTTACTAAAAAACACGAGTGGAGACTTGTCTGCTTGTAATTCTGAAAATCAAAGTGCAAGTTTTATTTTAAATTTAGATTTTATCAACGATTTTACAGAAGCGGTTTCTTTTGTGGCAACTGGGCAACCAGCTGGTTCTTTAGTAGATTTTAGTCCAACAACTATTAATAACGATGGTAATGTTGTGCTAACAATTTCTAATTTAGACGGAATAATAGCGCAAGATTATAATATAAATGTTCAAGGAAATAGTACAAGTGTAAATCAGAATATTGATTTGAAATTAGTAATAACAGCATCAAACTTAGGGATTGTAACCTTAACAGCTCCTTCAAATGGAGCAACAAATATTTCTTTAACAGAGGTGTTAACTTGGCAAGAAGATACGAATGCAAGTTCTTACATTGTAGAAATAGCCAATGACAACGCTTTTACTAATATTGTTTCTACTGGCTCCCCAGCTACAAATACATATAAAGTTACTAATTTAGATGTAAATACACTCTATTATTGGAGGGTTAAAGCAAAAAACAATTGTAACGAAGGTTCTCTTTCTAACTCCTTTAATTTTACAACGGAAACTCCAAAATACTGTACTTCTACTTTTACAGACGAAGCTGGCGGTTCAGAACACATTACAAATGTTACTTTTAACTCTATAAATAACACCTCTGACAATGACGTTAGTGATGGCTATCAGGATTTTACAACTATAAATACAAATGTTTTAAGAGATCAAACACGAGAGATTAGCGTAACTTTTGATACTGGCGGATATCAAGATCATTGCTATGTTTTTATAGATTGGAATCAAGATTATATTTTTGATAAAAACACAGAAAGATATGATTTGGGGACGAAAATAGAAGATATCGATACTGCAACTTTTAATATAAAAGTGCCTTCGGATGCAAAATTTGGAAAAACGAGAATGCGAGTTTTAATAGAGTATGAAGATCCTACAGATGGTTTTGGCGATGGGGCCTGTGATGCAGACCATTTAACAGAATGGGGAGAGACAGAAGATTATTCAGTAACAATAGTTGACAATACAGCATCTATTAAAGAGCTTGATTTTAAAGGATTTAATTTATTTCCGAATCCTACAAAAGGAGCATTTACTTTAAACTTAAAACTTGTAAATACAGACAAAGTATCTGTGCAATTATATGATGTTCGGGGAAAATTAATTACTGAGAAAAACTATTATAATTCGGCTGCAAATTTCTCTGAGAAAATATTTTTTGAGGCAGTTTCTTCAGGTTTGTACTTAATAAAAGTAACAAATGGTAACAAGCAAACTACTCGGAAATTAATAATCAAATAA